In Acidimicrobiia bacterium, the sequence CTCGCCTCGGTCACGCTCACCGCCTGGTTCGCCGCCGGGAACCCCGCGCCGCGGCGTCCATTCGATCGGGTCACCCGACGCTGGGTCCTGTGGTGCGCGGTGGGTCTGCTCGTGGTGGGATCGACCGGGGCGATCACCGCGCTGGGCGACACCCTGTTCCCGCCGGAGACCCTGGTGGAGGGACTGCGTGACGATTTCACCGGGGTGGTCCTGCAGCGGCTCCGGTGGATCCATCCGGTAGTCGCCGTCCTCATCGCGATCGGGGTAATGCGGTTTGCCTCCCGCCATCAGGGTGAAGCCACCGGTGCCGGCCTCCTCATCGCGCTCGTGGTCGGGCAACTGGTGCTGGGGGTGGTCAACGTGCTGCTGCTGGCCCCGGTGTGGATGCAGCTGGTCCACCTGTTCGTTGCCGACCTGCTGTGGATCGTGTTCGTGATCACGGCGACGTCGGCTCTGGTGGCGCGGGGCACACCATCGCATTCGGTGAGAACGTGACGGTGTCCCGTCTCGCCGCCTACGGGCTGCTGATAAAGGCCCGGATCATCGAGCTGCTCCTGATCACCACGGTGCCCGCCATGGTGCTCGCCGCCGGAGCCTGGCCGGGAACGGGGCTGGT encodes:
- a CDS encoding COX15/CtaA family protein; its protein translation is MKLARYATITLALTVITILFGAFVRATGSGAGCGSHWPFCGGEVIPRSPSAETAIEFTHRATSGILLLMVAVLLVWVLRTTQRGSPVRLAAIGAAVFMVFEALVGAALVLFEWVGDDDSPERAAVVAVHLVNTFILLASVTLTAWFAAGNPAPRRPFDRVTRRWVLWCAVGLLVVGSTGAITALGDTLFPPETLVEGLRDDFTGVVLQRLRWIHPVVAVLIAIGVMRFASRHQGEATGAGLLIALVVGQLVLGVVNVLLLAPVWMQLVHLFVADLLWIVFVITATSALVARGTPSHSVRT